One Burkholderiales bacterium DNA segment encodes these proteins:
- a CDS encoding DUF853 family protein encodes MPEPLLVAKKDQTELSLLPALASRHGLITGATGTGKTITLQTLAQGFSNIGVPVFLADVKGDLGGMAFPGGEHAKVNERVAQLDLADFKFAGCPVTFWDVFGELGHPVRATVSDMGPLLLSRLLNLNDTQQGVLTLAFKIADDNGLLLLDLKDLRALLQHVGDNAKTFITQYGNISAASVGAIQRGVLGLEAQGGEKVFGEPSLDITDLMQTGNDGRGMINILAAEKLYHSPKVYATMLLWLLSELFEHLPEVGDLDKPKLVFIFDEAHLLFTDAPPALLEKIEQVVRLIRSKAVGVYFVTQNPLDVPDKVLAQLGNRVQHALRAFTPRDQKAVKTAATTLRANPKLDTEKAITELGVGEALISFLDEKGRPSVVERAFVVPPASRIGPATAAERKQVMSGSVLSGHYEKIEDRESAYELLAERAASAAKAAEAPKVEEKSGGGSLFGGVLCSVLGGSAPGPRGGASRQRAGIIEAAATSAARSIGSGIGRQILRGVLGSILGGKR; translated from the coding sequence ATGCCTGAACCTTTACTGGTCGCAAAGAAAGATCAAACCGAATTGAGCCTGCTGCCTGCACTGGCCAGCCGGCACGGCCTGATTACCGGCGCCACCGGGACCGGCAAAACGATTACCTTGCAGACGCTGGCGCAGGGTTTTTCGAACATTGGGGTGCCGGTATTTCTGGCCGATGTTAAAGGCGATCTCGGCGGGATGGCGTTTCCCGGCGGTGAGCACGCCAAGGTCAACGAGCGCGTCGCGCAGCTCGATCTCGCGGATTTCAAATTCGCCGGCTGCCCGGTCACGTTCTGGGACGTGTTCGGCGAGCTCGGTCATCCGGTGCGCGCGACGGTTTCCGACATGGGGCCGCTTTTGCTCAGCCGGTTGCTGAATCTGAACGATACCCAGCAAGGTGTCTTGACGCTCGCCTTCAAAATCGCCGACGACAACGGCCTGCTGCTGCTTGATCTCAAGGATTTGCGCGCGCTGCTGCAGCATGTCGGCGACAACGCGAAAACCTTCATCACGCAATACGGCAATATCTCGGCCGCCAGCGTCGGCGCGATCCAGCGCGGCGTGCTCGGGCTCGAAGCGCAAGGCGGCGAAAAAGTATTCGGCGAGCCGTCGCTCGATATCACCGATCTGATGCAGACCGGCAATGACGGCCGCGGCATGATCAATATCCTGGCCGCCGAAAAGCTCTACCACTCGCCCAAAGTGTACGCGACCATGCTGCTGTGGCTGCTGTCCGAATTGTTCGAGCACCTGCCGGAAGTCGGCGACCTGGACAAGCCCAAGCTCGTATTCATTTTCGATGAGGCGCATCTGCTTTTTACCGACGCGCCGCCGGCGCTGCTCGAAAAAATCGAGCAAGTCGTGCGCTTGATCCGCTCGAAGGCCGTCGGCGTCTATTTCGTGACGCAGAATCCGCTCGATGTCCCCGACAAGGTGCTCGCGCAACTCGGCAATCGGGTTCAACACGCGTTGCGCGCGTTTACGCCGCGCGATCAAAAAGCGGTCAAAACCGCGGCCACGACCTTGCGCGCCAATCCCAAGCTCGACACCGAAAAAGCGATCACCGAACTCGGCGTCGGCGAAGCGCTGATCTCTTTCCTCGACGAAAAGGGACGGCCTTCGGTGGTCGAGCGCGCGTTTGTCGTGCCGCCCGCCAGCCGCATCGGCCCGGCGACCGCCGCGGAGCGCAAGCAGGTGATGAGCGGTTCGGTGCTCAGCGGTCACTATGAAAAAATCGAAGACCGCGAGTCGGCGTACGAACTGCTCGCGGAGCGCGCAGCGTCGGCGGCAAAAGCAGCCGAGGCGCCGAAAGTCGAGGAGAAATCAGGCGGTGGAAGTCTGTTCGGCGGCGTCCTCTGCAGTGTGCTGGGCGGCTCGGCTCCCGGACCGCGCGGCGGCGCCAGCCGGCAGCGCGCAGGCATAATCGAAGCGGCGGCAACCAGCGCGGCGCGTTCCATCGGCTCCGGCATCGGCCGCCAGATTCTGCGCGGCGTGCTGGGCTCGATCCTGGGCGGCAAGCGCTGA
- a CDS encoding YebC/PmpR family DNA-binding transcriptional regulator gives MAGHSKWANIKHKKAATDAKRGKIFTRLIKEITVSARLAGSDSGSNPRLRLAIDKAYEQNMPKDNVERAIKRGAGELEGVNYEEIRYEGYGIAGAAVIVDCMTDNRVRTVADVRHAFVKYGGSLGTDGSVAFLFRHCGQLVFAPGTDENKLMEAALEAGADDVISNDDGSIEVLTAPYDFIAVKEALEKARLKPELAEVTMKPSNEAVLNGDDATRMQKLLDALESLDDVQDVYTNAVLD, from the coding sequence ATGGCTGGCCATAGCAAGTGGGCAAATATCAAGCACAAAAAAGCCGCGACCGATGCCAAACGCGGCAAGATTTTCACGCGCCTGATCAAGGAAATCACGGTTTCGGCGCGGCTTGCCGGCAGCGATTCGGGCTCGAATCCGCGGCTGCGGCTGGCGATCGACAAAGCCTATGAGCAAAACATGCCGAAAGACAATGTCGAGCGCGCGATCAAGCGCGGCGCCGGCGAACTCGAAGGCGTGAACTACGAGGAAATCCGCTACGAAGGCTACGGCATTGCCGGCGCCGCGGTGATCGTCGATTGCATGACGGATAACCGCGTGCGCACGGTGGCCGACGTGCGCCATGCGTTCGTGAAATACGGCGGCAGCCTCGGCACCGACGGCTCGGTCGCGTTCCTGTTCAGGCATTGCGGGCAATTAGTTTTCGCGCCGGGCACCGATGAAAACAAATTGATGGAAGCCGCGCTCGAAGCCGGCGCCGACGACGTCATCAGCAACGACGACGGCAGCATTGAAGTGCTCACCGCGCCATACGATTTCATCGCCGTCAAGGAAGCCCTCGAAAAAGCCAGACTCAAGCCCGAGCTTGCCGAGGTCACGATGAAGCCATCCAATGAGGCGGTCCTGAACGGCGATGACGCAACCCGCATGCAAAAGCTGCTCGACGCGCTGGAGAGTCTGGACGACGTGCAGGACGTTTATACCAATGCCGTGCTCGACTGA
- a CDS encoding DUF1772 domain-containing protein — MFQFLAAFACALFAGAALYVNLVEHPARVSCGVTVALAQWAPSYQRATRMQAPLAVIGLICALIAWFEGAGYWWLIGAILLGAVVPFTFLVIMPTNQRLLAPDLDSAEARRLLQKWNALHGVRTALSLVALVIFLGACSHINHAPRFALAGCDARRTARRRAIPCKQRPTTQRARHTKAPTGCPQTGRSLCRGPS, encoded by the coding sequence ATTTTCCAGTTTCTCGCGGCTTTCGCTTGCGCGCTGTTCGCCGGCGCGGCGCTCTACGTCAATCTCGTTGAACATCCGGCGCGCGTTTCCTGTGGCGTCACGGTAGCGTTGGCGCAGTGGGCGCCAAGCTATCAGCGGGCGACAAGAATGCAGGCGCCGTTAGCCGTCATCGGCCTGATTTGCGCGCTGATCGCCTGGTTCGAGGGCGCGGGTTATTGGTGGTTGATCGGCGCAATCCTCCTGGGCGCTGTCGTTCCGTTCACTTTTCTGGTCATCATGCCGACCAACCAGCGGCTCTTGGCGCCCGATCTCGATTCCGCCGAAGCGCGCCGCCTGTTGCAAAAATGGAATGCGCTGCATGGGGTAAGAACCGCGTTGAGCCTGGTCGCGCTTGTCATCTTTCTAGGGGCCTGCTCACACATAAATCATGCCCCGCGCTTTGCTCTCGCGGGATGCGATGCGAGGCGGACGGCGCGCCGCAGGGCCATTCCCTGCAAGCAACGGCCAACGACGCAGCGCGCCCGCCACACCAAAGCCCCTACGGGTTGCCCCCAAACCGGGCGCTCACTTTGTCGCGGACCCTCGTGA
- the glgB gene encoding 1,4-alpha-glucan branching protein GlgB: MKHETPPKVNPRNALIEPLLQARLSDPFSYLGARDEGSRHLVRVFNPYAERMWLEIEQGGDHHAEPMTRIHADGIFEWRGNLPPPSPYKLRSEQGGAVWAGYDAYAFPPGLSDHDLYLFNEGRLHQAYRLLGSHAVEMNGIAGIRYAVWAPNAERVSIVGDFNRWDGRVHPMRAHGASGVWELFIPGLAVGALYKYEIRNRSGAIFVKTDPYAQGFELRPSTAARSAEIGHHQWGDSDWMTRRANWDWLHAPINVYEVHAGSWRRHPDGRFYTYRDLAEHLVPYVVDMGYTHIELMPISEHPLDESWGYQTTGYFAPTSRFGSPDDLRAFIDACHRANIGVLLDWVPAHFPQDAFALARFDGTALYEHEDPRLGLHQDWGTHIFNYSRNEVKSFLLSSAHYWLGEFHFDGIRVDAVASMLYLDYSRKAGEWLPNRHGGRENLDAIEFLRELNIMLHDDFPGALSIAEESTAWPGVSRPVYLGGLGFSCKWNMGWMNDTLSYMAHDPIHRRYSHDQLTFGQIYAYTENFVLPFSHDEVVHGKGTLLGRMPGDVWQKFANVRLMLTYQMTYAGKKLNFMGNEFAQGREWQTQWELEWGLLGLDWHRGVHQLSRDLNRLYRELPALHQLDFQQEGFSWIDCCDSDQSVISYLRRARDGSFVVVVLNFTPVPRPGYKIGVPRAGVYREVFNSDSEYYCGGNLGNRGALTVGSAWMGLPESIEITVPPLAGVILIPQ, encoded by the coding sequence ATGAAACACGAGACCCCCCCGAAAGTCAATCCGCGTAACGCGCTGATCGAACCCTTGCTGCAAGCGCGGCTCAGCGATCCCTTCAGTTACCTGGGCGCGCGCGACGAGGGTTCCCGGCATCTGGTTCGAGTATTCAATCCTTATGCAGAGCGCATGTGGCTGGAAATCGAGCAAGGCGGCGATCACCACGCCGAGCCGATGACGCGCATCCACGCCGATGGCATTTTCGAATGGCGCGGCAACCTGCCGCCGCCGTCGCCGTACAAATTGCGTTCGGAGCAAGGCGGCGCGGTCTGGGCCGGTTACGATGCGTATGCGTTTCCGCCCGGTCTGTCCGATCATGATCTGTATCTGTTCAACGAAGGCCGGCTGCATCAGGCCTACCGTCTGCTCGGTTCGCATGCGGTCGAGATGAACGGCATCGCCGGCATCCGCTATGCCGTGTGGGCGCCGAATGCCGAGCGCGTCAGCATTGTCGGCGACTTCAACCGCTGGGATGGCCGCGTTCATCCGATGCGCGCGCACGGAGCTAGCGGCGTCTGGGAACTTTTCATCCCGGGGCTCGCGGTCGGCGCATTGTACAAGTATGAAATTCGCAACCGGTCCGGCGCGATCTTCGTGAAAACCGATCCCTACGCGCAAGGATTCGAGTTGCGTCCGAGTACGGCGGCGCGCTCGGCCGAGATCGGCCACCACCAATGGGGCGACAGTGACTGGATGACGCGCCGCGCGAATTGGGACTGGCTGCATGCGCCGATCAACGTTTACGAAGTTCACGCGGGCTCGTGGCGCCGTCATCCCGACGGCCGCTTCTACACGTATCGCGATCTCGCCGAGCATCTCGTGCCCTATGTCGTCGACATGGGCTACACCCACATCGAGTTGATGCCGATATCCGAGCATCCGCTCGATGAATCCTGGGGTTACCAGACGACCGGTTATTTCGCGCCGACCTCGCGCTTCGGTTCTCCCGATGATTTGCGCGCCTTTATCGACGCCTGCCACCGCGCAAACATCGGCGTGCTGCTGGACTGGGTTCCCGCGCACTTTCCGCAGGATGCGTTCGCTTTGGCGCGCTTCGACGGCACCGCGTTGTACGAACACGAAGATCCGCGTCTCGGCCTGCACCAGGATTGGGGCACGCACATCTTCAATTATTCGCGCAACGAAGTAAAAAGCTTTTTGCTGTCGAGCGCGCATTACTGGCTCGGCGAATTTCACTTCGATGGCATACGCGTCGATGCTGTCGCTTCCATGCTCTATCTCGATTACTCGCGCAAGGCCGGTGAGTGGTTGCCGAACCGGCACGGCGGCCGCGAGAATCTCGACGCCATCGAATTCCTGCGCGAATTGAATATCATGCTGCACGACGATTTTCCGGGCGCTCTGTCGATCGCGGAGGAATCGACCGCCTGGCCCGGCGTTTCGCGCCCGGTCTACCTCGGCGGTCTCGGCTTTTCATGCAAATGGAATATGGGCTGGATGAACGACACGCTATCGTACATGGCGCACGACCCGATCCATCGCCGCTACAGTCACGACCAACTGACTTTCGGCCAGATATACGCCTATACCGAAAACTTCGTCCTGCCGTTCTCGCACGATGAGGTCGTGCACGGCAAAGGCACGCTGCTCGGCCGCATGCCCGGCGATGTCTGGCAGAAATTCGCCAACGTTCGGCTAATGCTGACGTATCAGATGACCTATGCCGGCAAGAAGCTGAATTTCATGGGCAACGAATTCGCCCAGGGCCGTGAGTGGCAGACGCAATGGGAACTCGAATGGGGCTTATTGGGGCTCGATTGGCACCGTGGCGTGCACCAACTCTCGCGCGATCTGAATCGCCTGTACCGCGAGCTGCCGGCTTTGCATCAACTCGATTTTCAACAGGAAGGTTTCAGCTGGATCGACTGCTGCGATTCCGATCAATCGGTCATCAGCTATCTACGGCGTGCGCGCGACGGCTCGTTCGTCGTCGTCGTCCTGAATTTCACGCCGGTGCCGCGGCCGGGTTACAAGATCGGCGTACCGCGCGCCGGCGTTTATCGTGAAGTATTTAACAGCGATTCGGAATACTACTGCGGCGGCAATCTGGGTAATCGCGGAGCGCTCACCGTTGGATCGGCCTGGATGGGCCTGCCGGAATCGATCGAAATTACTGTACCGCCGCTGGCTGGGGTGATCCTCATCCCGCAATAA